The Cyanobacteriota bacterium DNA segment CCTTGCGCGATCGACCTGTGCCTTCTCCTATGACTTTGCCGTTTACCTGGACTTGGGCATGAAACCGCTGGTGAGCATCCAATCCCCCAGCAATTTCTGTAACTTGATATTCAGGTAACGTCTTATAGAGTCCTTGGCTCCACTCTTGAAGTGCTGCCTTGTAGTTTTGTCGTGCCGGATCTGCTAGAACTGTTGCTGCCATAGCTTGAAAGTGACTATCTAGCCAAGGACGAACCAATGCCAAGGTACGGCTAGGTAAATAAAGAGCAGCTACTACAGCTTCTAACGCCTGTGCCATCCGTGATTGATAGCCGCTTTTGTCATTCAGGGCACTTGGAGACAGCAAGAGATAGCGTTCTAGTCCATAGTTATCGGCAACTGTTGCTAAAACACGATCGCTCACTAGAATCGAGCGAATGGCGGCAAATTCACCCACAGGTAACTCTGAATAGTGCTCATACAGCAGTTCTGCAGCAGCTAAACGCACAACAGCATCTCCCACAAATTCTAGCTGCTCATAGTTTGCTGTGGTAGATACTGTTGGGTGAGTTAGGGCTAGATCAAGTAGATGCCAGTCAATCTTGGCTTCAACAGCGATACCAAGACGCTGCACAAACTTCTGCAACTGTTGTTGGCGTTGAGGGTAAACGATTGCACTCACAAGCGAGCAGTGGTTCAGAACAACAGCTAAATTTTGAGGGAAGAGCAAGACATAAGCCGGGTTCTGTTCAAATGGGCGGTTATCTATCTGGGATGCCTGTTACCAGAGCACCTCTAGCGGTTCTATAGCGGAACGGGAAAAGAACCAACCCTTGTTCCTTCACCTTGCTCCCGACCGGGGTTTACCGAGCCAGCACCTCTCGATGCTGCTGGTGCGCTCTTACCGCACCTTTGCACCCTTACCCAGTTCAATCTTAGATCTGAAATTTTGGATTTTAGAGTTCAGCCAATGTCGAAAATTATCAGTCTAAAATTCCCTAGGCGGTATGTTTCTGTGGCACTATCCTCACGATCGCTCGTACTGGGCGTTACCCAGCAAGTCTGGTTCTTTGGGAGCCCGGACTTTCCTCAGACTGATGAACTAGCTACCTAATTCTCAGCCCGCAACCACCACGCTTACTCTTCCCAGAGTCTCAGTCTAACGTAAGAGTCAAGAACCGATCGTCACATCACCATAGAAGATTTAGGTTTCGCAAAAATCATTCGCCCCGCTGAGGTTTGTAACGAGCCAGTCACGACCACTGGCACATCATCACCAATCAAATTACCACCTTCCTCAACCACTACCATAGTTCCATCCTCCAGGTAACCTACACCCTGATCAGGCTCCTTGCCTTGCTTAAGGATCTTAAGGTCAACACTGTCGCCAGGAAGGTAGGAAGGACGCAACGCCTGGGCAAGATCATTGACATTCAAAACAGGAACCTGTTGCACACTCGCTACCTTGTTGAGATTGTAGTCAGTTGTGAGCAACGTAGCATTGATTTCTTGAGCCAGTCGCACTAACTTAGCATCAACTGTGGGCACATCCTCGTAGTCGGCTGGATGAATAGAGAGTTGTTCAGGGTGGGCTTCCTTCATATGGTTGAGAATGTCTAACCCACGCCTACCCCGGATTCGCTTCTGCTCGTTAGCAGCATCGGCAACCTGCTGTAACTCTCGTAACACAAACTGAGGCACCAGTAGTTGCCCTTCCATAAATCCAGTATCTAGCAGTTCTTGAATCCGACCATCAATAATACAGCTTGTATCCAAGATCTTTGTAGTGGCAGGCTTAAGTGTCCCTTCGGCTAACAGCAACATCTGAGCAGAGTTAGGGTTGATTAGCCGCAGAAAAGCTCGTCCATGAGTATCTGCCAAAGATATCCCCGACACTGCAAACAGCACACTCGCTAGTACAGCAATCAGGGGCTTAATAAAACCAAACTCTTGAGGAATGGGTAGCAAGAAGATAGGAGCTAGCATGAGGTTGGCGACCAGTAAACCTAACACTAGGCCTACAGAGCGACTAAGCAGCAAGTCTATCGGCATGGAACGCACCTGTCGCTCCATGCGACGATATCCTGTTTGGGCAACCAAGCCCACAGCCACGCCAACAATACCGCCAAACCCTGCTGTTACAAAGCTCAAACCCTCTAAGTTGGTGACTTGTTCCATCAAACTTGTGGGTAACAAGTCAACACTAAAGAAGCCGATGCCTGCACCAGCTATCACAAACGAGAGGACGATGATAGTGTCCAGCATAGACATTGCCCCAGCCGGATGGGACTAAATTAGGACATATAGTTGCTTAACATTATACGCTTTAGATTCGGAATGATGTAGAAATGTACGTGACTTCTGTAATCCTGATATTGAAGAATCCTGAATTTGATAGTCACGAGCGGTTATATGCAAATAGCGTAATGTAGGTAAGCAATGCGAGCAACTTTTAGTGCCAATTCCTTAGAAGCTACCTCCATCAGATTTATCAACTCTGCCTGTTGTAACAAACTGCTATGAAACTGATCAACCCAGCGGTTTCCCTAATGAACCGCCTCACTTACCCACAAAAGTTTCTGTTAATTAGTTTGATTTTTGTGTTGCCAATAGCACTGCTGATGCAGTTGTTGCTCTCTAGCATAGGCGATCGCATTGAATTTTCTCAAAAGGAACTATATGGCAACAGCTACTTAGTGTCTGTGCGTCAGGTTTGGGAACCCGCCCTTGATCGTCAATATCAAGCTAGCACTAATTCTAAAAAATTCTCTAGCCAACGAGCATCAGATATCCAGCAACAGCTTGAGCGAGCCATCACTGCCCTAGCTGAGGTCGATCGTCGGTATGGCAAGCTACTCAAAACTGCCAAAACCTACACCAAAGTGATGACAGCCTGGCAACATCTCAGTGCTACAACAACGTCTCCGAAGACCGCCCAGCAAACTGCCTATCAAGAGTTCATCCAGGCTCTCAGCAACCTGCGTGCCTATGTCGGCGATACATCCAACTTAATCTTGGATCCTGATTTAGACACCTACTACCTCATGGATGCTAGCCTGTTAAAACTGCCAGAACTCCAACGATTGCT contains these protein-coding regions:
- the rnc gene encoding ribonuclease III, which produces MVYPQRQQQLQKFVQRLGIAVEAKIDWHLLDLALTHPTVSTTANYEQLEFVGDAVVRLAAAELLYEHYSELPVGEFAAIRSILVSDRVLATVADNYGLERYLLLSPSALNDKSGYQSRMAQALEAVVAALYLPSRTLALVRPWLDSHFQAMAATVLADPARQNYKAALQEWSQGLYKTLPEYQVTEIAGGLDAHQRFHAQVQVNGKVIGEGTGRSRKAAEQAAARVAFFTINPHVN
- a CDS encoding PIN/TRAM domain-containing protein yields the protein MLDTIIVLSFVIAGAGIGFFSVDLLPTSLMEQVTNLEGLSFVTAGFGGIVGVAVGLVAQTGYRRMERQVRSMPIDLLLSRSVGLVLGLLVANLMLAPIFLLPIPQEFGFIKPLIAVLASVLFAVSGISLADTHGRAFLRLINPNSAQMLLLAEGTLKPATTKILDTSCIIDGRIQELLDTGFMEGQLLVPQFVLRELQQVADAANEQKRIRGRRGLDILNHMKEAHPEQLSIHPADYEDVPTVDAKLVRLAQEINATLLTTDYNLNKVASVQQVPVLNVNDLAQALRPSYLPGDSVDLKILKQGKEPDQGVGYLEDGTMVVVEEGGNLIGDDVPVVVTGSLQTSAGRMIFAKPKSSMVM